The proteins below are encoded in one region of Gambusia affinis linkage group LG07, SWU_Gaff_1.0, whole genome shotgun sequence:
- the LOC122834325 gene encoding kelch-like protein 10 isoform X2, whose translation MGLILNYAYTNSLTITEGNVQQLLLTANLLCASEVVHACCIFIEDLINPDNCIGMWRYTTTVCPQPVLHFKIYCYILQHFEAIALCDEFLLLSAGELTDIIETDNLIVKKERTVYEAILRWTNHALEEREAHFPALFSKIRLALLDVDYIRDKVLPNTLTQGPCLSLLSEATKTITQLLSIRPYLTGVCNPLARPRLPTGILLAIGGWSGGGPTNGIEAYDVRADCWINVTNNTERPRAYHGTIFLNNFVYCIGGFDRLEHFNSVRKFDPIKGNWHEVAPMYYQRCYVSVTVLNGCIYAIGGYDGHMRLSTAEYYRPELNQWTLIAPMQEQRSDANCTTLNNKIYICGGFNGHDCLQTAEYYSPETNQWTMISPMNSQRSGIGVVAYAGHVYAVGGFDGNSRLRSVEAYNPETNAWTNVASMITTRSNFGIEVVEDRLFVVGGFNGFTTSYHVECYDSTRNEWLEVCGMGIFRSAVSCCVIAGLPNMPEYVVPRDALPLLPLEEDHESDSGDSS comes from the exons ATGGGGCTCATACTCAACTACGCGTACACCAACTCCCTCACCATCACCGAGGGCAACGTTCAGCAGCTGCTCCTGACGGCCAACCTGCTGTGCGCGTCCGAAGTCGTGCACGCCTGCTGCATCTTCATCGAGGACCTGATCAACCCAGACAACTGCATCGGGATGTGGAGGTACACGACGACCGTCTGCCCGCAACCCGTGCTGCACTTCAAGATCTACTGCTACATTCTGCAGCACTTCGAGGCCATCGCCCTGTGCGACGAgttcctgctgctctctgccGGGGAGCTCACCGACATCATCGAAACAGACAACTTGATTGTCAAAAAGGAGAGGACGGTGTACGAGGCCATTTTAAGGTGGACCAATCATGCTCTGGAAGAGCGAGAGGCGCACTTCCCTGCTCTCTTTTCTAAG ATCCGGCTGGCCCTGCTGGACGTAGACTACATCAGAGATAAAGTTCTGCCCAATACGCTGACGCAAGGACCGtgtctctctctcctctctgaaGCCACCAAGACTATAACCCAGCTGCTCTCGATCAGGCCTTATTTGACCGGCGTCTGCAACCCCCTGGCCCGCCCTCGGTTGCCGACTGGCATCCTACTGGCCATCGGCGGCTGGAGCGGCGGTGGTCCCACCAACGGCATCGAGGCGTACGACGTCCGTGCCGACTGCTGGATCAACGTGACCAACAACACGGAGCGTCCTCGCGCCTACCACGGCACCATCTTTCTCAACAACTTCGTCTACTGCATCGGCGGCTTTGACAGGCTGGAGCATTTCAACAGCGTGCGCAAGTTTGACCCCATCAAGGGCAACTGGCACGAGGTGGCTCCCATGTACTACCAGCGATGCTACGTCAGCGTCACGGTGCTGAACGGCTGCATCTACGCCATAGGAGGCTATGATGGACACATGAGACTGAGCACAGCTGAATACTATCGGCCAGAGCTCAACCAGTGGACTTTGATTGCTCCCATGCAAGAGCAAAGGAGCGACGCGAACTGCACCACCCTCAACAACAAg atTTACATTTGTGGGGGATTCAATGGACACGATTGCCTGCAGACAGCTGAATATTACAGCCCGGAGACCAACCAGTGGACGATGATCTCCCCCATGAACAGCCAGCGCAGTGGAATAGGAGTCGTTGCTTATGCAGGTCATGTTTATGCG GTCGGTGGCTTCGATGGCAACAGCCGCCTGCGCTCGGTGGAGGCTTACAACCCCGAGACTAACGCCTGGACAAATGTGGCCTCCATGATCACCACCCGCAGTAACTTTGGGATTGAAGTAGTCGAAGACCGGCTCTTTGTGGTCGGGGGCTTCAACGGCTTCACCACAAGCTATCATGTCGAGTGCTACGACTCCACAAGAAACGAATGGTTAGAGGTCTGCGGCATGGGGATCTTCCGGAGCGCCGTGAGCTGCTGTGTGATAGCCGGACTCCCCAACATGCCTGAGTACGTGGTCCCTCGTGACGCCCTGCCACTGCTGCCTTTAGAGGAGGACCACGAATCGGATTCAGGAGACTCCTCCTAA
- the LOC122834325 gene encoding kelch-like protein 10 isoform X1, producing MTDKVQHSNEQDSVYNQLRLAGKLTDAVIIAEGVGFPVHKIILCNCTPYFCELFTRSCSLDQELFHIPGISAEIMGLILNYAYTNSLTITEGNVQQLLLTANLLCASEVVHACCIFIEDLINPDNCIGMWRYTTTVCPQPVLHFKIYCYILQHFEAIALCDEFLLLSAGELTDIIETDNLIVKKERTVYEAILRWTNHALEEREAHFPALFSKIRLALLDVDYIRDKVLPNTLTQGPCLSLLSEATKTITQLLSIRPYLTGVCNPLARPRLPTGILLAIGGWSGGGPTNGIEAYDVRADCWINVTNNTERPRAYHGTIFLNNFVYCIGGFDRLEHFNSVRKFDPIKGNWHEVAPMYYQRCYVSVTVLNGCIYAIGGYDGHMRLSTAEYYRPELNQWTLIAPMQEQRSDANCTTLNNKIYICGGFNGHDCLQTAEYYSPETNQWTMISPMNSQRSGIGVVAYAGHVYAVGGFDGNSRLRSVEAYNPETNAWTNVASMITTRSNFGIEVVEDRLFVVGGFNGFTTSYHVECYDSTRNEWLEVCGMGIFRSAVSCCVIAGLPNMPEYVVPRDALPLLPLEEDHESDSGDSS from the exons ATGACCGACAAAGTCCAGCATTCAAACGAGCAGGACTCGGTGTACAACCAGCTCCGCTTGGCGGGGAAGTTAACTGATGCTGTCATCATAGCCGAGGGCGTCGGCTTCCCAGTTCACAAGATCATCCTCTGCAACTGCACTCCGTATTTCTG CGAACTCTTCACACGGAGTTGCAGCCTCGACCAAGAGCTTTTCCACATACCAGGCATATCCGCTGAAATCATGGGGCTCATACTCAACTACGCGTACACCAACTCCCTCACCATCACCGAGGGCAACGTTCAGCAGCTGCTCCTGACGGCCAACCTGCTGTGCGCGTCCGAAGTCGTGCACGCCTGCTGCATCTTCATCGAGGACCTGATCAACCCAGACAACTGCATCGGGATGTGGAGGTACACGACGACCGTCTGCCCGCAACCCGTGCTGCACTTCAAGATCTACTGCTACATTCTGCAGCACTTCGAGGCCATCGCCCTGTGCGACGAgttcctgctgctctctgccGGGGAGCTCACCGACATCATCGAAACAGACAACTTGATTGTCAAAAAGGAGAGGACGGTGTACGAGGCCATTTTAAGGTGGACCAATCATGCTCTGGAAGAGCGAGAGGCGCACTTCCCTGCTCTCTTTTCTAAG ATCCGGCTGGCCCTGCTGGACGTAGACTACATCAGAGATAAAGTTCTGCCCAATACGCTGACGCAAGGACCGtgtctctctctcctctctgaaGCCACCAAGACTATAACCCAGCTGCTCTCGATCAGGCCTTATTTGACCGGCGTCTGCAACCCCCTGGCCCGCCCTCGGTTGCCGACTGGCATCCTACTGGCCATCGGCGGCTGGAGCGGCGGTGGTCCCACCAACGGCATCGAGGCGTACGACGTCCGTGCCGACTGCTGGATCAACGTGACCAACAACACGGAGCGTCCTCGCGCCTACCACGGCACCATCTTTCTCAACAACTTCGTCTACTGCATCGGCGGCTTTGACAGGCTGGAGCATTTCAACAGCGTGCGCAAGTTTGACCCCATCAAGGGCAACTGGCACGAGGTGGCTCCCATGTACTACCAGCGATGCTACGTCAGCGTCACGGTGCTGAACGGCTGCATCTACGCCATAGGAGGCTATGATGGACACATGAGACTGAGCACAGCTGAATACTATCGGCCAGAGCTCAACCAGTGGACTTTGATTGCTCCCATGCAAGAGCAAAGGAGCGACGCGAACTGCACCACCCTCAACAACAAg atTTACATTTGTGGGGGATTCAATGGACACGATTGCCTGCAGACAGCTGAATATTACAGCCCGGAGACCAACCAGTGGACGATGATCTCCCCCATGAACAGCCAGCGCAGTGGAATAGGAGTCGTTGCTTATGCAGGTCATGTTTATGCG GTCGGTGGCTTCGATGGCAACAGCCGCCTGCGCTCGGTGGAGGCTTACAACCCCGAGACTAACGCCTGGACAAATGTGGCCTCCATGATCACCACCCGCAGTAACTTTGGGATTGAAGTAGTCGAAGACCGGCTCTTTGTGGTCGGGGGCTTCAACGGCTTCACCACAAGCTATCATGTCGAGTGCTACGACTCCACAAGAAACGAATGGTTAGAGGTCTGCGGCATGGGGATCTTCCGGAGCGCCGTGAGCTGCTGTGTGATAGCCGGACTCCCCAACATGCCTGAGTACGTGGTCCCTCGTGACGCCCTGCCACTGCTGCCTTTAGAGGAGGACCACGAATCGGATTCAGGAGACTCCTCCTAA